In Wenyingzhuangia fucanilytica, the following are encoded in one genomic region:
- a CDS encoding TonB-dependent receptor produces MKKIFIFLFMFVSVLASSQTYTLSGSVVNQSKENLFGATVFVVENKNGTLTDDDGEFSINLNQGTYTVQVSYLGYKTVFKQVDLNKNTQIQFSLEQNSTVLEEVLVSAVRVNNDIPVTFSNISKEELAKRNLGQDIPVLLNYMPSVVSSSDAGAGVGYTYMSVRGSNGERINVTVNGIPYNDAESHGTFWVNLGDFASSTQNLQLQRGVGTSTNGSGAFGASINILTDAVSEEAYGEISNSFGSYATRKHTVKFSTGKLNDHIEIAGRLSNIYSDGYVDRAFSDIKSFYLQASYTDENTLIKAITFGGKEKTYQAWYGLTADELEDDRRQNPYTYDNEVDDYGQNHYQLHWSEKLNKYWSTNLGLNYTKGSGFFEQYKAGEDAADFNNLIIDGSDVIVRRWLDNDFYVANFNTNYKTKGLNFITGISYSNYTGEHFGEVIWGNNLAANTNIRDRYYFSDAKKSDFSVFAKATFNIVEKLSAYIDLQGRFVNYKTKGITSDIVPIDVNANFNFFNPKFGFTYKANKNNSLYASLAVANREPNRNDFEGGVNTHETLYDYEFGWRANGKVISVNSNIFYMDYKNQLVLTGALDGVGAPIRATSGSSYRLGLEIDADLKISNQFSIKANTSVSSNKNRDFVAKIDDNYRNLGDTNISFSPDVIVGTVCTYQPIENFQVSLLSKYVGKQYMSNLNSVVSSNDVLNSYYTSDINATYVLETSKIFKSIVFSALINNIFNKEYVDRGYYYTYDDDWSNPNTITTLDGAGYYPQATRNFLVGVTLKF; encoded by the coding sequence ATGAAAAAAATATTTATTTTTTTGTTCATGTTTGTAAGTGTACTTGCAAGCTCCCAAACCTATACACTTTCCGGAAGTGTGGTTAATCAATCCAAAGAAAATTTGTTTGGAGCTACTGTTTTTGTGGTGGAAAATAAGAACGGAACTTTAACAGATGATGATGGAGAGTTTAGTATTAACTTAAACCAAGGAACTTATACTGTTCAAGTATCTTATTTAGGATATAAAACGGTTTTTAAGCAAGTTGATTTAAACAAAAACACCCAAATTCAGTTTAGTTTAGAACAAAACTCAACTGTTCTAGAAGAAGTTTTAGTATCAGCCGTTCGTGTGAATAATGATATTCCTGTAACGTTTTCTAACATTTCTAAAGAGGAATTAGCAAAGCGTAATTTGGGGCAAGATATTCCTGTACTATTAAACTATATGCCATCGGTGGTTTCTTCATCCGATGCCGGAGCAGGAGTAGGATATACTTATATGAGTGTCCGTGGTTCTAATGGAGAGCGTATCAATGTTACTGTGAATGGAATTCCATATAATGATGCAGAAAGTCATGGAACTTTTTGGGTGAATTTAGGAGATTTTGCTTCTTCTACTCAAAATTTACAATTGCAACGTGGAGTAGGTACATCAACTAATGGTTCTGGTGCTTTTGGAGCTAGTATTAATATTTTAACCGATGCGGTTTCTGAAGAAGCTTATGGAGAAATTTCAAATTCTTTTGGGTCTTATGCTACTAGAAAACATACTGTAAAATTTAGTACAGGAAAACTAAATGATCATATAGAAATTGCGGGACGTTTGTCTAATATTTATTCTGATGGATATGTTGATAGAGCTTTTTCTGATATAAAATCTTTTTATTTACAGGCCAGTTATACGGATGAAAATACTTTGATTAAAGCCATTACTTTTGGTGGAAAAGAAAAAACATATCAGGCTTGGTATGGTTTAACAGCAGATGAGTTGGAAGATGATAGAAGACAAAATCCTTATACTTATGACAATGAAGTTGATGATTACGGCCAAAATCATTATCAATTACACTGGAGTGAAAAATTAAATAAATATTGGTCAACTAATTTAGGATTGAACTATACCAAAGGTTCTGGTTTTTTTGAGCAATACAAAGCAGGAGAAGATGCTGCGGATTTTAATAATTTAATTATTGATGGAAGTGATGTAATTGTAAGACGTTGGTTAGATAATGATTTTTATGTGGCTAATTTTAATACCAATTATAAAACAAAAGGCTTAAATTTTATCACAGGAATTTCATATTCTAATTATACAGGAGAACATTTTGGAGAAGTTATTTGGGGAAATAATTTAGCAGCAAACACCAATATTAGAGATAGATACTATTTTTCAGATGCTAAAAAATCAGACTTTTCTGTTTTTGCTAAAGCAACATTTAATATTGTTGAAAAACTATCTGCTTATATAGATTTACAAGGAAGGTTTGTAAATTATAAAACCAAAGGAATTACTTCTGATATAGTTCCAATTGATGTAAACGCTAATTTTAACTTCTTTAATCCAAAATTTGGTTTTACTTATAAAGCCAACAAAAATAACAGTTTGTATGCTTCTCTTGCAGTAGCCAATAGGGAGCCAAATAGAAACGATTTTGAAGGCGGAGTAAATACTCATGAAACTTTATATGATTATGAATTTGGATGGCGTGCTAATGGAAAAGTTATCAGTGTAAATTCTAATATTTTCTATATGGATTATAAAAACCAATTGGTTTTAACTGGTGCTTTAGATGGAGTAGGTGCCCCTATTAGAGCAACATCAGGAAGTAGTTATAGATTAGGTTTAGAAATTGATGCAGATTTAAAAATAAGTAATCAATTTTCTATAAAAGCCAATACCTCTGTTAGTTCTAATAAAAACAGAGATTTTGTTGCAAAAATTGATGATAATTATAGAAACTTGGGAGATACTAATATTTCTTTTTCTCCAGATGTTATCGTAGGAACTGTATGTACTTATCAACCTATAGAAAACTTTCAAGTATCGTTGTTATCAAAATATGTAGGAAAACAATACATGAGTAATTTAAACAGCGTAGTAAGTAGTAACGATGTTCTAAATAGTTACTATACTAGTGATATTAACGCTACTTATGTATTAGAAACTTCAAAGATTTTTAAGTCGATTGTTTTTTCTGCTTTAATCAATAATATTTTTAATAAGGAGTATGTAGATAGAGGGTATTATTATACTTATGATGATGATTGGTCTAATCCAAATACCATAACAACATTAGATGGTGCTGGGTACTATCCACAAGCCACTAGAAACTTTTTAGTGGGTGTTACTTTAAAGTTTTAA
- the arfB gene encoding alternative ribosome rescue aminoacyl-tRNA hydrolase ArfB → MNKEEIIKELNFKAIRSSGAGGQHVNKVSSKIELTFNLEQSNALSDREKALLIDKLSSKLSKEHQLILFCDESRSQHKNKELIIKKFLDLITQNLIRPKMRKATKPTKSSVQKRIDGKQRNSEKKNLRRKPNQE, encoded by the coding sequence ATGAATAAAGAAGAAATTATAAAAGAGCTTAATTTTAAGGCTATCAGAAGTTCTGGAGCTGGAGGACAGCACGTAAATAAAGTTTCTTCTAAAATTGAATTAACTTTTAATTTAGAACAATCTAATGCTTTGTCAGATAGGGAAAAAGCTTTGTTGATAGATAAGTTATCATCAAAACTATCGAAAGAGCATCAGTTAATTTTGTTTTGTGATGAAAGTAGATCACAACATAAAAACAAAGAACTCATCATTAAGAAGTTTTTAGATTTAATCACTCAAAATTTGATTAGACCTAAAATGAGAAAAGCAACTAAGCCTACAAAATCTTCTGTTCAGAAGAGAATTGATGGAAAGCAACGAAATTCTGAAAAGAAAAATTTAAGAAGAAAACCAAATCAAGAATAA
- a CDS encoding AAA family ATPase — translation MEKKLRQQTNNIIKVVLFGPESTGKTTLSRQLAEHYKTVWVPEFSRDYLQEKWENEQQVCQKEDIIPIAKGQMCLENTLANKANKLLICDTDLLETKVYSEEYYNGFVDEKLNKAAIENKYDLYLLTYIDIPWEADDLRDRPEQREEMFMAFENALKKYNKPYVLIKGDKQTRFNLATTAIDKLLIK, via the coding sequence ATGGAAAAAAAGCTTAGACAACAAACAAATAATATCATAAAAGTAGTATTGTTTGGTCCTGAATCTACAGGTAAAACAACACTTTCTCGTCAATTAGCAGAGCATTATAAAACTGTTTGGGTTCCAGAATTTTCTAGAGATTATTTACAAGAAAAATGGGAGAACGAACAACAAGTTTGTCAAAAAGAAGATATCATACCAATAGCCAAGGGGCAAATGTGTTTAGAAAATACTTTGGCAAATAAAGCGAATAAACTGTTGATTTGCGATACAGACCTACTTGAAACCAAAGTGTATTCAGAAGAGTATTACAATGGTTTTGTTGATGAAAAATTGAATAAAGCAGCCATAGAAAATAAATATGATTTGTATTTATTAACTTATATTGATATTCCCTGGGAAGCAGATGATTTAAGAGATAGACCAGAGCAAAGAGAAGAAATGTTTATGGCTTTTGAAAATGCTTTAAAAAAATATAACAAACCTTATGTGCTGATAAAAGGAGATAAACAAACTCGTTTTAATTTGGCAACTACAGCTATAGATAAATTGTTAATAAAGTAA
- the pnuC gene encoding nicotinamide riboside transporter PnuC produces MNHISNFFLSAYEHTPVGDIVLEAIAFVFGIASVIYSKKENILVYPVGLIATVITVYLLYKAQYFGDMMMNFYYSVMSIYGWWNWSRKKNNKTTIPVSRTSLKEKIIGVLLVVVTMVVTYLVYKSFGYDIKPENYIDIFTSGIFFTAMWYMANKKIENWVLWIFADLITVPLYAYRGLGMLSLQYFIFTILAIQGYLAWKKSLDNKQIIS; encoded by the coding sequence ATGAACCACATTTCTAATTTTTTTTTAAGTGCTTATGAGCATACTCCTGTAGGTGATATAGTTTTAGAAGCTATTGCTTTTGTTTTTGGAATTGCAAGTGTAATCTATTCTAAAAAAGAGAATATACTGGTTTATCCTGTTGGATTGATTGCTACAGTCATTACTGTTTATTTACTATACAAAGCTCAATATTTTGGAGATATGATGATGAATTTTTATTATTCAGTCATGAGTATTTACGGATGGTGGAACTGGTCTAGAAAGAAAAATAATAAAACTACAATACCCGTTTCTAGAACAAGCCTTAAAGAGAAAATTATTGGAGTTTTATTGGTGGTTGTTACAATGGTGGTAACTTATTTGGTATATAAGTCTTTTGGATATGATATAAAACCAGAAAATTATATTGATATTTTTACATCGGGTATTTTCTTTACAGCAATGTGGTATATGGCCAATAAAAAAATAGAAAATTGGGTGTTATGGATTTTTGCCGATTTAATTACAGTTCCTCTATATGCTTATAGAGGTTTAGGAATGTTATCGTTACAATATTTTATTTTTACAATTCTTGCCATTCAAGGGTATTTAGCATGGAAAAAAAGCTTAGACAACAAACAAATAATATCATAA
- a CDS encoding thiamine-binding protein, with amino-acid sequence MKVSIELTLLPLNNNFEEHIIHFIKRLRASEFTVLENPMSTQIYGEYDKLMPFLTEEIKKSFESQENVVVNLKMVKSDRSNYEPHF; translated from the coding sequence ATGAAGGTTTCTATAGAATTAACATTATTGCCTCTAAACAATAATTTTGAAGAACATATTATACATTTTATAAAAAGGTTACGAGCATCTGAATTTACAGTGTTAGAAAACCCAATGAGTACTCAGATTTATGGAGAGTACGATAAGCTGATGCCATTTTTAACAGAGGAGATTAAAAAATCTTTTGAAAGTCAAGAAAATGTTGTGGTAAACTTAAAAATGGTAAAATCTGATAGAAGTAATTATGAACCACATTTCTAA
- a CDS encoding T9SS type A sorting domain-containing protein, translating into MKKLLFRCALVTMLLCTHLLYASMDVDNLVPDDTATHTALKSGNWNDTTVWGDKGVPTSAAIVIIPSGLTVTYEENSDEHIFAIRVDGGFIIQQTNQASTTKLVVDTFVGLMGSNIKIIADDVTDGNIEVVFKPFDIMQHRSNQTRIYPLKWSTTAKQFFKDGKPHYLKTYQITTTDDKDRFDNAAEGNLNTSISEYSSTLVDDGAGVYGRNTWDPKMLSLGLITAGEIEILGKEKTNMVMLSGVADSGNNSFSLTTTPIGWNVNDELVITSSGNQSDISSTGIDQVAITNISGTSVTVDQNLQNNHRPNASQGLNSYVGNLSRNITFSSAETEISKRGHFMAMHNPANVQVKYALFKDMGRTDKSRLTDDFIYDKWLDPVVPISKLSSLGQECMQLKQPEPNAVTNPRGRYSIHLHMTGATNGTNAAVVEGNAVWGNPGWAITQHDSHANVSKNVVYDVSGAGIVSEAGNETGFWNDNLLVDIRKARDGKGTAMHPTSGEVTFDADFYHSALFYDDYLFRGEGLAMKGRAVVCKNNVISNANFAVGITNLNPVVNNLRRVDPEALAAVRPGFQIDQFPLEKNVYSAAGDGVMPVEVSLIIENTTVINSYTAMNSIERDMGVNHESRSVFDGFKAWGVNTGFQLTYQMDYSFKDVYISGKNMNAKGIDMWKHSQNHTFENIKLEDLGTGIRVSKVVGTSPDYDKVKTRNNGFTPWLFVNLTENNVTNHYGIELDSNGATYNYTEHCDNIAYLTNTDIHKEREIVFTPFTDASLLNSAYLAANADEALSYHDDLTVDLKVDVTSSADHSLRFSVNGLVSDSGGTYNFGTKQAWAQGDLRYSYPQRIYEFASVDKLKEYLTVNGVYKDAERGDQLYFIINELIPDRFTFEYKSFQIRVDIVNANSTEAPYSSAVYESEVALAPQSKVLSIYGTATQSSTSTNESFESVAIATPADRAIDGNTNGKIHTQFYQKGEVPIGSSAYTQQESEPWWDLDLGQISTVENIDVWGTQELNGASISQDDPDFEDFYVLISDTPFTSTTTLAEAIAHAGTGNYFYSNSPSSRVFSLTNLNKSARYVRVQSAKSNTQLKLAEVIVIGKAVPPASTCGEVEDGGIIINGDFECGYTEDWTHSVSGSAAATFADGTTNSNSGDVSTFIDVTTADGYNKVQLLNTEYVGDLNGKTLTVKAWVKSPTSGAKFKFQIGVNTTASGTIQKTSSPFDLTNTYQEFTYTVDITEETSSILVKINTGNFVGEYYYDDISSTVEDTVSGSKKSLSVDITEGEVFNMYPNPAKGSVYVQGSDKVSKISIYNVSGILVKQINKVGNVIDLFDFNNGIYIVNIEFKDGTKEIKRLLVNN; encoded by the coding sequence ATGAAAAAACTACTTTTTAGGTGTGCATTAGTAACCATGTTACTATGCACACATCTTTTGTATGCTAGTATGGATGTTGATAATCTAGTACCAGACGACACAGCCACTCACACTGCCCTAAAATCTGGAAATTGGAATGATACTACTGTTTGGGGAGATAAGGGAGTACCAACTTCAGCAGCTATTGTAATAATTCCTTCTGGGCTTACAGTTACTTATGAAGAGAACTCAGACGAACACATTTTTGCTATTAGAGTAGATGGTGGATTTATCATTCAACAAACAAATCAAGCTAGTACTACAAAATTGGTTGTAGATACTTTTGTAGGACTTATGGGGTCTAACATTAAAATTATTGCTGATGATGTAACCGATGGTAATATTGAAGTGGTTTTTAAACCTTTTGATATTATGCAGCACAGGAGTAATCAGACTAGGATTTATCCTTTAAAATGGTCTACTACAGCAAAACAATTTTTTAAAGATGGAAAACCACATTATCTTAAAACTTATCAGATAACGACAACTGATGATAAAGATAGATTTGACAATGCAGCCGAAGGAAATTTAAATACTTCTATAAGTGAGTATTCATCAACATTAGTAGATGATGGTGCGGGGGTTTATGGAAGAAATACTTGGGATCCTAAAATGTTATCTCTTGGTTTAATTACCGCTGGTGAAATTGAAATTTTAGGTAAAGAAAAGACCAATATGGTGATGTTGAGTGGTGTTGCAGATTCTGGAAACAATAGTTTTTCATTAACAACTACTCCAATAGGGTGGAATGTAAATGATGAATTGGTAATTACTAGTAGTGGTAATCAGTCAGATATTTCTTCAACAGGAATAGATCAAGTTGCGATTACAAATATATCCGGAACTTCGGTTACTGTAGATCAAAATTTACAAAACAACCATAGGCCTAATGCCTCTCAGGGATTGAATAGTTATGTTGGTAACTTGTCTAGAAATATTACTTTTTCTTCTGCAGAAACAGAAATTTCTAAGCGTGGACATTTTATGGCAATGCACAATCCTGCTAACGTACAAGTAAAATATGCTTTGTTTAAGGATATGGGAAGAACAGATAAAAGTAGGTTGACCGATGATTTTATATATGATAAATGGTTAGACCCTGTAGTTCCTATCTCTAAATTATCATCATTAGGACAAGAGTGTATGCAATTAAAGCAGCCAGAACCAAATGCTGTTACCAATCCAAGAGGTAGATACTCTATCCACTTACATATGACTGGAGCAACAAACGGAACCAATGCAGCTGTTGTAGAAGGAAATGCTGTTTGGGGAAATCCTGGTTGGGCAATTACTCAACACGATTCTCATGCAAACGTATCTAAAAATGTAGTATATGATGTTAGTGGAGCAGGAATTGTTTCGGAGGCAGGAAATGAAACTGGTTTTTGGAATGATAATTTATTAGTGGATATTAGAAAAGCGAGAGATGGAAAAGGAACAGCTATGCATCCTACTTCAGGTGAAGTTACTTTTGATGCTGATTTTTACCATTCAGCTTTATTTTATGATGATTACCTTTTTAGAGGAGAAGGATTAGCAATGAAAGGAAGAGCTGTTGTTTGTAAGAATAACGTAATATCAAACGCTAATTTTGCTGTGGGGATTACTAACTTAAATCCGGTAGTTAACAATTTAAGAAGAGTAGATCCTGAAGCACTTGCAGCTGTAAGACCAGGTTTTCAAATAGATCAATTTCCTTTAGAAAAAAACGTTTATAGTGCAGCTGGTGATGGAGTAATGCCTGTTGAGGTTTCTTTAATTATTGAAAATACTACAGTTATAAACTCTTATACTGCAATGAATTCTATTGAGAGAGATATGGGAGTAAATCACGAATCTCGTTCTGTTTTTGATGGGTTTAAAGCATGGGGAGTAAATACAGGTTTTCAGTTAACATATCAAATGGATTATTCTTTTAAAGATGTTTATATATCAGGAAAGAATATGAATGCAAAAGGAATTGATATGTGGAAGCACTCTCAAAACCACACTTTTGAAAATATCAAATTAGAAGATTTAGGAACAGGAATAAGAGTGTCAAAAGTAGTAGGAACTAGTCCTGACTATGATAAGGTGAAGACTAGAAATAACGGATTTACCCCTTGGTTATTTGTGAATTTAACTGAAAATAATGTAACCAATCATTATGGTATTGAATTAGACTCTAATGGAGCAACTTATAATTATACTGAACACTGTGATAATATTGCGTATTTAACAAATACTGATATTCATAAAGAAAGAGAAATTGTTTTTACGCCATTTACAGATGCTTCTTTATTAAATAGTGCGTATTTAGCAGCTAATGCTGATGAAGCATTGTCATATCATGATGATTTAACGGTAGATTTAAAGGTAGATGTTACAAGTTCTGCAGATCATTCGTTAAGGTTTTCTGTAAACGGTTTGGTATCAGATTCTGGAGGAACATATAATTTTGGAACTAAACAAGCTTGGGCACAAGGAGATTTAAGATATTCATACCCTCAACGTATTTATGAATTTGCTTCTGTAGATAAATTAAAAGAATATTTAACCGTAAATGGTGTTTATAAAGATGCAGAGAGAGGAGATCAATTATATTTTATAATTAATGAATTGATTCCAGATAGATTTACATTTGAGTATAAGTCTTTCCAAATTAGAGTTGATATTGTAAACGCAAATTCAACAGAAGCTCCATATTCTAGTGCAGTTTATGAGTCTGAAGTTGCATTAGCACCACAATCAAAAGTATTGAGTATTTATGGTACAGCTACACAAAGTTCTACCTCTACAAACGAAAGTTTTGAAAGTGTAGCAATCGCTACTCCTGCTGATAGAGCTATTGATGGAAATACAAACGGTAAAATTCACACACAATTTTACCAAAAAGGAGAAGTGCCAATTGGTTCATCTGCTTATACACAACAAGAAAGTGAACCTTGGTGGGATTTAGATTTAGGACAAATTTCAACAGTAGAAAACATTGATGTTTGGGGAACTCAAGAATTAAATGGAGCGTCAATTAGTCAAGATGATCCAGATTTTGAAGATTTTTATGTGTTGATTAGTGATACACCTTTTACTTCAACAACAACTTTAGCAGAAGCAATTGCACATGCAGGTACTGGAAATTACTTTTACAGTAATTCTCCTTCATCAAGAGTATTTTCGCTAACCAATCTTAATAAGTCAGCAAGGTATGTTAGAGTGCAATCTGCAAAATCTAATACTCAATTAAAATTGGCAGAGGTTATTGTAATTGGTAAAGCTGTTCCTCCTGCAAGTACTTGTGGTGAAGTTGAAGATGGAGGGATTATTATTAACGGAGATTTTGAATGTGGATATACCGAAGATTGGACGCATAGTGTGTCTGGATCGGCAGCGGCTACTTTTGCTGATGGAACAACAAACTCAAACTCTGGTGACGTAAGTACTTTTATAGATGTAACTACAGCTGATGGATATAATAAAGTTCAATTATTGAATACTGAATATGTAGGCGATTTAAATGGAAAAACATTAACTGTTAAAGCTTGGGTAAAATCTCCAACTTCAGGAGCCAAGTTTAAATTCCAAATCGGAGTTAATACTACGGCAAGTGGAACCATTCAGAAAACATCTTCTCCATTTGATTTAACAAATACTTATCAAGAATTTACTTATACGGTTGATATTACTGAAGAAACCTCAAGTATCTTAGTCAAAATAAATACTGGTAATTTTGTAGGAGAATACTACTATGATGATATTTCTAGTACAGTAGAAGATACGGTATCTGGCAGTAAAAAATCTTTAAGTGTTGATATAACAGAAGGAGAAGTATTTAACATGTACCCAAATCCAGCAAAAGGATCTGTTTATGTACAAGGAAGTGATAAGGTTTCTAAAATTAGTATTTATAATGTTTCAGGAATATTGGTTAAACAAATAAACAAGGTTGGAAATGTAATAGACTTGTTTGATTTTAACAATGGAATATATATTGTCAATATAGAATTTAAAGACGGCACCAAAGAAATAAAAAGATTATTGGTGAATAATTAA
- a CDS encoding DUF4421 family protein: MRVIKFFIIVCYISAFSQKKDTLYVETFSHKINIRTSLELEEQALEVSNLNTSNDYSLRQNEVGKLAFSLNYKILGVKLGFTPGFLKNDFALKGPAEYRHYRIRIYFPKLYQQFYYYRTKGFYVKNTDDYVDGWEKGKDPYLQISNLNTLEIGGETRYYFSNKFGYRAIFSNTERQLKSKGTWMAVLKYNYSKIDKPTTDYFVLNDESYNLNFIGGYIYNLVFDKNKYLFGQITPSVGIKYVRNIHNNTGGGVEQDHLLIPNIGLRTRLGLGYTSNKFYYGVSVLINSTSYEEYANMNLVDSRVFASIHLGYRFKAFKSLEKLFNRFGL; encoded by the coding sequence ATGCGTGTCATAAAGTTCTTTATCATAGTATGCTATATTTCTGCATTTAGCCAGAAAAAAGATACTCTGTATGTAGAAACTTTTTCGCATAAAATAAATATAAGAACTTCATTAGAATTAGAGGAACAAGCCTTAGAGGTATCAAACCTTAATACCTCAAATGATTATTCGCTTAGACAAAATGAAGTTGGTAAGTTAGCATTCTCGCTAAACTATAAAATATTGGGAGTAAAATTAGGTTTTACTCCCGGTTTTTTAAAAAATGACTTTGCCTTAAAAGGTCCTGCTGAATATAGGCATTACAGAATCAGAATTTATTTCCCTAAGTTATATCAACAATTTTATTACTATCGCACCAAAGGTTTTTATGTTAAAAACACTGATGATTATGTAGATGGTTGGGAAAAAGGAAAAGATCCTTATTTGCAAATCTCTAATTTAAATACTTTAGAAATTGGAGGAGAAACAAGATACTACTTTAGTAATAAATTTGGATATAGAGCTATTTTTTCAAATACAGAAAGGCAATTAAAATCTAAAGGAACTTGGATGGCTGTGTTAAAATACAATTATTCAAAAATAGACAAACCTACTACAGATTACTTCGTGTTGAATGATGAAAGTTATAATCTAAATTTTATAGGTGGATATATTTATAATTTAGTTTTTGATAAAAATAAATATCTGTTTGGGCAAATTACTCCTAGTGTAGGAATTAAATATGTAAGAAATATTCACAACAATACCGGAGGTGGAGTAGAGCAAGATCATCTTTTAATTCCCAACATAGGCTTACGAACTAGACTAGGTTTAGGTTATACTTCAAACAAATTTTATTACGGAGTAAGTGTTTTGATTAATTCAACATCTTATGAAGAATATGCAAATATGAATTTAGTTGATTCTAGAGTTTTTGCCTCTATACATTTAGGGTATCGTTTTAAAGCTTTTAAAAGTTTAGAAAAGTTATTTAATAGGTTTGGTTTATGA
- the hemF gene encoding oxygen-dependent coproporphyrinogen oxidase — MKEQFYNYIQQLQDTICAGLEAVDGEAKFVQDLWDRPEGGGGRTRVISNGKVFEKGGVNISSVHGELPLALRKQFGVEEGNFYACGLSLVIHPKNPMVPTVHANWRYFEMYDESGNVVTQWFGGGQDLTPYYLFDEDAVHFHTVCKTACDQHNSEFYPLYKKKCDEYFWNAHRNEARGIGGLFFDYCKPTEDMSLDQWYNFVTEVGNSFLESYVPIAEKRKDLPYTKEQRDWQEVRRGRYVEFNLVHDRGTLFGLKTNGRIESILMSLPPHVQWHYCHEPQKDSEEERLVKTLMNPKEWI; from the coding sequence ATGAAAGAACAATTTTACAACTACATACAACAATTACAAGATACTATTTGTGCAGGTTTAGAGGCTGTAGATGGTGAAGCAAAATTTGTACAAGATCTTTGGGATAGACCCGAAGGAGGTGGAGGTAGAACTCGTGTAATTTCAAATGGAAAAGTGTTTGAAAAAGGAGGGGTGAATATATCATCTGTTCATGGTGAATTGCCTTTGGCTTTACGTAAACAATTTGGAGTAGAAGAAGGGAATTTCTATGCTTGTGGTTTGAGTTTGGTGATACATCCTAAAAATCCTATGGTGCCAACAGTACATGCAAATTGGCGATATTTTGAAATGTATGACGAATCAGGTAATGTAGTTACCCAATGGTTTGGTGGTGGACAAGATTTAACTCCTTACTATTTGTTTGATGAAGATGCTGTACATTTTCATACAGTTTGTAAAACAGCTTGTGACCAACACAATTCTGAATTTTATCCGTTGTACAAAAAGAAATGTGATGAGTATTTTTGGAATGCTCATAGAAATGAAGCTAGAGGAATAGGAGGTTTGTTTTTTGATTATTGCAAACCTACAGAAGATATGTCTTTAGATCAATGGTACAATTTTGTTACAGAAGTAGGAAATAGCTTTTTAGAAAGTTATGTGCCTATTGCAGAAAAGCGAAAAGATTTACCTTATACTAAAGAACAAAGAGATTGGCAAGAAGTCCGTAGAGGACGTTATGTGGAATTTAATTTAGTTCATGACAGAGGAACGTTGTTTGGTTTAAAAACCAATGGCAGAATTGAATCTATTTTAATGAGTTTGCCACCACATGTACAATGGCATTATTGTCATGAACCTCAAAAAGATAGCGAGGAAGAAAGGTTGGTTAAAACATTAATGAACCCAAAAGAATGGATATAA